ACTATCTCTAACTCCTCTATGAGTTGATCCTCAGTATAGATCTCAGAATCCAAACATCTTTGAAACTTTTGAACAGCCCCCCTAATACTACCATTACAATTATGAGAAATAGCTGTAATAACATCTATAAACGAGTCTGGATATATTTCTTCTTTAGGATCTAATATTTCTAGTTGCTTCATTAAATAGTCTGATAAAACTTTAGGCTTTTGAGCTTTAAATTTATATACTTGTAGTCTATCCTCTAATGAGGAGTTCTTTACTGCTGATAATAAAGCTTTTGCATCCATTGTTAATAGGATGAAATATACGTTTTTACGAGGCTTTTCAACAATCTTAAGCAATTTTCCAATAGCACTTTTAGAGTTTATTTGCTGTACTTCCTCAATAATGAAAATCTTATTCTTTGCATAAGTAGCTCCTCTTTCAGCTTCAGCTTCTAAAGCTTGTACACCATCTTTTAATAAGTCCGATCCATCTTTCATAATTACATCAAGTGCATACCTCTCTGAAATTATATCCTCACAGCTTTCACATTTACCACATGGATTGTGACTCCCATCTCTTGACTTTATTGGTGACTCACAATTTATTAGTGAAGCTATTATTCCTGATAAAGAGGTTTTACCTGTCCCTGTGGCCCCCTCAAATATTACTGTATTAGGAAAGCTAAAGTCTTTACTGTATTTTTTAAAAGTTTTTACAGTTACCTCGCTTCCTACCATTTCTGAAAACTTACGAGGACGTAAACTATCTGTTAATTTTTCCATTATTTCTCCCTTTTTATTTATTGTATATTGTTTATGATTTTATTTCAAGTATTCTATGAGTATTCCTCTACTAAAGGTAAACCTCTACCTAAAAACTTCTTCTCTCTTGCTTTAATTGTTTCGTAATGCTTTGGATCTATCTCATAGCAAGTATAATTTAATCCTAAATCTATACAGGCTTCAACGTCTGTTCCTGATCCTCCGAATGGGATTAAAACTTTTGAATCTTTTCTAGTTGTTACTTCTAGTAATTGAGTAACTAAACTTACAGGTTTGATTGTGTCATGGTCATATAATCTTGATATATTACTTTGCTGACTATGCTTGATTACATCATTATGTTTGTAGTGGTTGTTAAATGGTCGCCTTAAAGATTCGTACTCGGCTCTTAAAGATTCGTACTCAGCTCTTAAAGATTCGTACTCAGCTCCACTTTTAATTATACTTTCTATTAAATCCCAATCCTGTTTTGTTGGGTTGCTTGTTCCTAATATGATATTACTGCACCACCCTGTTAAATTCCCATTTTTAGAAGGTCTTAATTTCCTAAAATCTATTTCACGTAAATTA
Above is a genomic segment from Candidatus Woesearchaeota archaeon containing:
- a CDS encoding DNA methyltransferase, giving the protein MSKTREVILGDWLDNDIEDKSIDVLMCDPPYYNVKGDFDFIWDSFEEYLKDVEKWAVECKRILKDNGSLFWWGHAKKIAYAQIIFDKYFNLGNSLVWEKKECQTKAQDYGQARYFAPITERCLFYSNEIEMSGREFIEKEYIAPRNPYSREISKGMKRYNLREIDFRKLRPSKNGNLTGWCSNIILGTSNPTKQDWDLIESIIKSGAEYESLRAEYESLRAEYESLRRPFNNHYKHNDVIKHSQQSNISRLYDHDTIKPVSLVTQLLEVTTRKDSKVLIPFGGSGTDVEACIDLGLNYTCYEIDPKHYETIKAREKKFLGRGLPLVEEYS
- a CDS encoding AAA family ATPase, producing MEKLTDSLRPRKFSEMVGSEVTVKTFKKYSKDFSFPNTVIFEGATGTGKTSLSGIIASLINCESPIKSRDGSHNPCGKCESCEDIISERYALDVIMKDGSDLLKDGVQALEAEAERGATYAKNKIFIIEEVQQINSKSAIGKLLKIVEKPRKNVYFILLTMDAKALLSAVKNSSLEDRLQVYKFKAQKPKVLSDYLMKQLEILDPKEEIYPDSFIDVITAISHNCNGSIRGAVQKFQRCLDSEIYTEDQLIEELEIVTEEKLESFITKLLEGSATALYELSKGDSISDIFNKMFYLMVDWKKSYLTNSYYNGDYEAKTKFFASNKNFNSLLDTFVEINRENTGYFNNTIFYYYLLKFVESCGKVEVKQSSRRKLKD